From a single Cloacibacillus sp. genomic region:
- a CDS encoding M20/M25/M40 family metallo-hydrolase — translation MINKERLLKNFLEYLAIDSESGNEAAMAARVSADLKALGCDVRIDEAGSVIALFAGEAPALLMSAHIDTVTPGKGIRPIITDGVIHTDGSTILGGDDKSGVAAIIEAVASAREQGLAHRAVEVVLTVGEEVGMIGSKALDYSKLSAKEAVIFDSSGDAGKIITAAPGQTKIRAEIKGVAAHAGLAPKKGVSAIQVGAAAVAAMKLLRIDEETTANIGTFKAVGATNIVSPSAYIEAEVRSRDNAKLEAQTKHMVECLEKACRDFGAELDCKATTSYTGYTQSDDDPLVVSVAEACRKIGLTPVIGSTGGGSDANTMNAGGIKAVVLGTGMDRVHTTAERITVKNLEDTAGLALELMKL, via the coding sequence ATGATAAACAAAGAACGTCTCCTGAAAAATTTCCTTGAATACCTCGCCATAGACAGCGAAAGCGGAAACGAGGCGGCGATGGCCGCCCGCGTCTCAGCGGATCTCAAGGCGCTTGGCTGCGATGTCCGTATAGACGAGGCCGGCAGCGTCATAGCGCTCTTCGCGGGAGAGGCTCCGGCGCTTCTCATGAGCGCCCATATCGATACCGTGACCCCCGGCAAAGGCATCCGCCCCATCATCACCGACGGCGTGATACATACCGACGGCAGCACGATACTCGGCGGCGACGACAAATCCGGCGTCGCGGCGATTATCGAGGCGGTCGCCTCGGCGCGCGAACAGGGGCTTGCCCACCGCGCCGTTGAGGTGGTCCTCACAGTTGGGGAAGAGGTTGGCATGATCGGCTCCAAGGCCCTCGACTACTCCAAACTCTCCGCGAAAGAGGCCGTCATCTTTGACTCCAGCGGCGACGCGGGCAAGATAATCACCGCCGCGCCGGGACAGACGAAGATACGCGCCGAAATAAAGGGCGTCGCGGCGCACGCCGGCCTCGCCCCCAAAAAGGGCGTCAGCGCCATACAGGTTGGAGCCGCCGCCGTCGCCGCGATGAAGCTGCTGCGTATCGATGAGGAGACGACGGCGAACATCGGCACCTTCAAAGCCGTCGGCGCGACAAACATCGTCAGCCCCAGCGCCTACATCGAGGCCGAGGTGAGAAGCCGCGACAACGCTAAACTTGAGGCGCAGACGAAGCACATGGTGGAATGCCTTGAAAAGGCCTGCCGCGATTTCGGCGCGGAGCTCGACTGCAAAGCGACGACCAGCTACACGGGGTACACGCAGTCCGACGACGATCCGCTTGTCGTCTCCGTCGCAGAGGCCTGCAGGAAAATCGGCCTGACGCCCGTCATCGGCTCCACCGGCGGCGGCAGCGACGCGAACACCATGAACGCGGGCGGCATAAAGGCCGTGGTCCTCGGCACCGGCATGGACAGGGTCCACACCACCGCGGAGCGCATCACGGTGAAAAACCTCGAGGATACCGCGGGGCTCGCGCTTGAATTGATGAAGCTGTAA
- the ilvD gene encoding dihydroxy-acid dehydratase produces the protein MTYRSKELGLFSGKGSSSRRAIYKGCGYDDGDLAKPLIGIVNTANDAGLGHVHLDRLAARVRAGILQAGGTPFEFGTIATCGAVPIGMPHFRYELVIRDVIASSVEIMTGVQLLDGLVLLASCDSIIPGVLMGGIRADVPCIVLTGGPQEVCKSGGRSVVMSELDQLVFGADYASGEAREKIRYLEDHVCPGPGACSLMGTANTMQILMEGLGMALPGSSTVPAVYAEKERFATQTGRRIVELVKEGVKPKDILTREALLNGVILTMALAGSTNAVLHLLSFAREVGVELTLDDFDKLSETIPVISRVIPTGKATVIDLYNAGGVPAVLGEMKDFLHRECLTVSGHTIGEIAAQRRSSDHDTLTTVEAPVFKNGGIAVMKGNITPNGAICRTTTISEKIRRFAGPARVFNSDEEAHHAVVTGDIKSGDVVVIRYEGPRGAPGMREMMMTTDALVGIGMGQEVFVLTDGRFSGFTEGAAIGHISHEAAVGGVIAIVEDGDIIEIDIPGRTVNLDLPEEVIAARLAKWKLPLKRERGILGIYAKSALQAHLGAMIDDRVTEEEQVRRKF, from the coding sequence ATGACATACCGCTCCAAAGAACTCGGACTTTTTTCCGGCAAGGGGTCGTCCTCGCGCCGCGCGATCTATAAGGGCTGCGGCTACGACGACGGCGACCTCGCCAAGCCGCTGATCGGCATTGTAAACACCGCGAACGATGCGGGGCTCGGCCATGTGCACCTTGACCGCCTCGCGGCGCGGGTGCGCGCGGGCATTCTACAGGCGGGCGGCACGCCATTTGAGTTCGGCACCATCGCCACCTGCGGCGCGGTGCCCATCGGGATGCCGCACTTCCGCTATGAGCTGGTCATCCGCGACGTCATCGCCTCCTCCGTCGAGATAATGACCGGCGTGCAGCTGCTGGACGGCCTTGTGCTGCTCGCCTCCTGCGACAGCATCATCCCCGGCGTCCTTATGGGCGGCATCCGCGCCGATGTCCCCTGTATCGTGCTGACGGGCGGCCCGCAGGAGGTCTGCAAGAGCGGCGGACGCAGCGTCGTGATGAGCGAGCTGGACCAGCTCGTATTCGGCGCGGATTACGCGAGCGGCGAGGCGCGCGAGAAGATACGTTACCTCGAGGATCACGTCTGCCCCGGCCCTGGCGCCTGTTCGCTGATGGGCACGGCGAATACGATGCAGATTTTGATGGAGGGGCTGGGAATGGCGCTGCCTGGCTCGTCCACGGTTCCCGCCGTCTACGCGGAGAAGGAACGTTTCGCGACGCAGACGGGACGCCGCATCGTGGAGCTCGTCAAGGAGGGCGTGAAGCCGAAGGATATCCTCACACGCGAGGCGCTCTTGAACGGCGTCATCCTCACGATGGCTCTCGCGGGCTCGACCAACGCGGTGCTGCACCTGCTCTCCTTCGCGCGCGAGGTGGGAGTGGAGCTGACGCTCGACGATTTTGACAAATTATCGGAGACGATACCCGTCATCAGCCGCGTCATCCCGACGGGAAAGGCGACGGTCATCGACCTCTACAACGCGGGCGGCGTCCCCGCCGTCCTCGGCGAGATGAAAGACTTCCTCCACCGGGAATGCCTCACCGTCTCCGGACACACAATCGGCGAGATAGCGGCGCAACGCCGCTCCTCCGACCACGATACGCTGACGACCGTCGAGGCCCCCGTCTTTAAAAACGGCGGCATCGCGGTGATGAAGGGCAACATCACGCCCAACGGCGCGATCTGCCGCACGACGACCATCTCCGAGAAGATACGCAGGTTCGCGGGACCGGCGCGCGTCTTCAACTCCGACGAGGAGGCGCACCACGCGGTGGTGACGGGCGATATCAAAAGCGGCGACGTCGTCGTAATCCGTTATGAGGGGCCGCGCGGCGCGCCCGGCATGCGCGAGATGATGATGACGACCGACGCGCTGGTCGGCATCGGCATGGGACAGGAGGTATTCGTACTCACCGACGGGCGTTTCTCGGGCTTTACCGAGGGGGCAGCGATCGGCCATATCTCCCACGAGGCGGCGGTCGGCGGCGTGATCGCGATCGTCGAGGACGGGGACATCATCGAGATAGACATCCCCGGGCGCACGGTGAACCTCGACCTGCCCGAAGAGGTGATCGCGGCCCGCCTCGCGAAGTGGAAGCTACCCCTCAAAAGGGAGCGCGGCATCCTCGGCATCTACGCGAAGAGCGCCCTCCAGGCCCACCTGGGCGCGATGATCGACGACCGCGTGACCGAAGAAGAACAGGTGCGGCGGAAGTTTTAG
- a CDS encoding MFS transporter — MKDKTLWGLNLSAFLMMIGVGMIVALLPQKIIELDGNGGNVGYLALTFAAAYIVLQIPVGAMADRFGFKRFLALGYFICFLTGLCYYFSSGSAMIFLSRLLQGTGEAPVWALAPALLSLKYASSKGTAVGSYNAVIHIGLTIGPMLGVLLIRVLSPENLFLLYAFACLAGAVLTIWLVDDVRAGENMGDTFNISNIAAMIKEPSVFTALAGITLYGSGYGIFLTAMPAYLIEERGFSPAYIGIFFSLFYIAISISQLITGRLCDRFGAKVFMIFGLFLASLGLGASQLSATAAGMLSALTISSIGLGIFYLASMIFLNDTVDERYKGTISGAYYLFWGVGMFFGPPLLSLSSARGGADFSLRCYAALYLALSAVMAMRFYRKQRR; from the coding sequence ATGAAAGATAAAACTCTTTGGGGGCTGAACCTCTCCGCCTTTTTGATGATGATCGGGGTGGGGATGATCGTCGCCCTGCTGCCGCAAAAGATCATAGAGTTAGACGGTAATGGCGGCAATGTAGGTTATTTGGCCTTGACGTTTGCCGCCGCATATATCGTATTGCAGATTCCCGTCGGGGCTATGGCGGACAGATTCGGCTTCAAGCGTTTTTTAGCTTTGGGATATTTTATATGTTTCCTGACTGGGCTATGCTACTATTTTTCCTCCGGCTCGGCCATGATATTTCTCTCACGCCTGCTGCAGGGCACGGGCGAGGCTCCAGTCTGGGCGCTCGCGCCCGCGCTGCTGTCGTTAAAGTACGCCTCCTCCAAAGGGACCGCGGTAGGCTCATATAATGCGGTAATACATATAGGACTCACCATCGGGCCAATGCTTGGCGTGCTCCTTATCAGGGTGCTGTCGCCGGAAAATCTCTTTCTCCTCTACGCCTTTGCCTGCCTCGCCGGAGCGGTTCTGACCATCTGGCTGGTTGACGATGTCCGCGCTGGAGAAAACATGGGAGATACCTTCAATATATCCAATATCGCGGCAATGATCAAAGAACCGTCTGTGTTTACCGCCCTTGCCGGCATTACCCTGTACGGTTCCGGATACGGGATATTCCTCACGGCCATGCCGGCCTATCTTATTGAAGAAAGAGGGTTCAGCCCCGCCTATATCGGTATCTTTTTCTCTCTGTTTTACATCGCGATCAGTATCTCGCAGCTGATAACGGGGAGGCTCTGCGACCGCTTCGGGGCGAAGGTATTTATGATCTTCGGACTCTTTCTCGCGTCACTGGGGCTTGGAGCCTCGCAGCTTTCCGCCACGGCAGCCGGGATGTTATCCGCACTCACTATTTCAAGTATCGGCCTCGGCATATTTTATCTCGCCTCAATGATATTCTTGAACGACACAGTTGACGAGAGATATAAAGGGACGATTTCGGGAGCCTATTATCTGTTTTGGGGGGTCGGGATGTTTTTTGGCCCGCCGCTGCTTTCATTATCATCGGCAAGAGGCGGCGCCGATTTTTCTTTAAGATGTTACGCGGCGCTATATTTAGCGCTTTCAGCTGTAATGGCCATGAGGTTTTATCGAAAACAGAGGAGATAA